In Campylobacter concisus, the following proteins share a genomic window:
- a CDS encoding ABC transporter substrate-binding protein, whose translation MKKILMFLVLFFAQICTFAQESIVLKDLLGNDIKLNGEAKSIAALWHANNQIILMLGGMDKVVLTTDPIKKNVWFNLVYPNLKNIPSAFNNNDIQIEEVIKLNPDITIVSNKNYLEQLKKQGIKAAYLSFTNYDEMRDSILLTANLVGGDALKRAKIFDEYINEKISFVKSKTDKLRKRPKVLHVANGSNFLKVDGANTIIDEWIKIAGGENVIKKSGNMIEITSEEILADDPDIVIIGDKNGQKSVEEFYKDQRFSGLKAVKNKQVYANPNGIFSWDRYGAEGALQILWAAKTIHPEIFGDINLLDEAKKFYKKFFDFDLSDEQFELIIKGLDPK comes from the coding sequence ATGAAGAAAATTTTAATGTTTTTAGTGCTATTTTTTGCTCAAATATGCACATTTGCTCAAGAGTCAATTGTCTTAAAAGACTTGTTAGGAAACGATATAAAACTAAACGGCGAAGCAAAGTCTATCGCTGCTCTTTGGCATGCGAATAATCAAATCATCTTGATGCTTGGCGGCATGGATAAAGTGGTGCTTACGACCGATCCTATCAAGAAAAACGTTTGGTTTAACCTTGTCTATCCGAATTTAAAAAACATCCCATCTGCGTTTAACAACAACGACATACAAATCGAAGAGGTGATCAAACTAAATCCAGATATCACCATAGTTTCAAACAAAAACTATCTCGAGCAGCTTAAAAAGCAAGGCATAAAGGCTGCGTATCTGTCATTTACAAACTACGATGAGATGCGTGATAGCATCTTGCTGACTGCAAATTTAGTCGGTGGTGACGCATTAAAGAGAGCAAAAATTTTTGATGAATATATAAACGAAAAAATATCTTTTGTAAAGTCAAAAACAGACAAATTAAGAAAACGTCCAAAAGTTTTACACGTCGCAAATGGCTCAAATTTCTTAAAAGTAGATGGAGCTAATACCATAATAGACGAATGGATAAAGATAGCTGGTGGTGAAAATGTGATTAAAAAGAGTGGAAATATGATAGAGATCACTAGCGAAGAGATCTTAGCAGATGATCCAGATATCGTCATTATAGGCGACAAAAATGGACAAAAATCAGTTGAGGAATTTTATAAAGATCAGAGATTTTCAGGGCTAAAGGCTGTAAAAAATAAACAAGTATATGCTAATCCAAATGGAATTTTTAGCTGGGATAGATATGGTGCTGAGGGGGCACTGCAAATTTTATGGGCAGCTAAAACTATACATCCAGAAATTTTTGGAGATATAAATTTGCTTGATGAGGCGAAAAAATTTTATAAGAAATTTTTTGATTTTGATTTAAGTGATGAGCAGTTTGAGCTTATAATAAAAGGGCTTGATCCAAAGTGA
- a CDS encoding TonB-dependent receptor plug domain-containing protein yields the protein MRISFITCAILSLSTIASAVDQTTLETVEVTNSAGEGISDSGIAEHFLQKDALFGPLIDKKVKDIPLQINTVTNELAQNLGATGLEGVWRTVPSATVSYMGSGSVTRPGTRGMYGGVIGNNYWDGFMVTATTAVPMMIFEKLEVQNGISGSLYGSQHPSGIFNYTRKSPVPRQTIVRADWSEKSNFGLMLDTSDRFEKVGYRGIFYFNDGQGFVKDSTKRSKLANFSFDFYPIDRLTIETNFTYYNYIRYGYGGRLMFPSNKWRG from the coding sequence ATGAGAATCTCATTTATAACGTGTGCGATTTTGTCATTAAGCACTATAGCAAGTGCGGTTGATCAAACGACACTTGAGACAGTTGAGGTTACAAACTCAGCTGGCGAGGGCATTTCAGACTCAGGTATAGCGGAGCATTTTTTGCAAAAGGATGCGCTTTTTGGACCACTTATCGATAAAAAGGTCAAAGACATTCCACTACAAATCAACACGGTTACAAATGAGCTAGCACAAAATTTAGGCGCGACTGGTCTTGAAGGTGTTTGGAGAACTGTACCAAGTGCTACGGTGAGCTACATGGGCTCAGGCTCTGTCACTCGCCCAGGCACAAGAGGAATGTATGGTGGCGTTATTGGTAACAATTACTGGGATGGCTTTATGGTTACTGCAACGACTGCTGTGCCGATGATGATCTTTGAAAAGCTTGAAGTTCAAAATGGCATTTCTGGCTCACTTTACGGCTCACAGCATCCAAGCGGTATCTTTAACTATACTCGCAAATCCCCAGTGCCAAGACAAACTATCGTACGCGCTGACTGGAGCGAGAAGTCAAATTTTGGCTTGATGCTAGATACATCAGATCGTTTTGAAAAGGTTGGATATAGAGGAATTTTTTACTTTAATGATGGTCAGGGATTTGTAAAAGATAGCACTAAACGAAGCAAACTTGCAAATTTCTCATTTGACTTTTATCCTATCGATAGACTTACTATTGAGACAAATTTTACCTACTACAACTACATCAGATATGGATATGGCGGACGCTTGATGTTCCCCTCAAACAAATGGCGTGGCTAA
- a CDS encoding TonB-dependent receptor, protein MAKFDIPGAISNKTKYLGQTWSGMDLESYNASVKFKYNINDNWYSETGYNYHVSDRYTMEQSNALSGNNGQISSSVQNKGAKAPRFILQSWFAKAMGNIQTGSIEHNLGLSTYGYIYESKTNDPGAGNANLGTQQWGNFQRYNKPNNFTKSGGLKKAIYFKTYNATLADDIKLSDQFSFLGALTYTWVNQKSYANKPNNTDPRIQVGNNTDKELTYLAGLTYRPVDNTSIYFTYSNSIQIDGLVPANYDAGRTLVYVKPIKTEQYELGAKTTLGSVDLSTALFQIERPLYYKVSNGVFEKHGKQVNRGLEATAGGKLGNYVSVYGGFMLLDAKLRNTYLEAARDKYVVGVPKFQSNLVVDFAVPNTNKLNFMTNLHYTGKRYVDDANTKSVDGYFTTDLGVRYTSKTWLGKETTFRFNVNNIFDKKYFISVRPGESDGAGTGTTDMYLGDGRNFTASFEVKF, encoded by the coding sequence GTGGCTAAATTTGATATCCCAGGAGCGATCTCAAATAAGACTAAGTATTTAGGACAAACTTGGTCAGGCATGGATCTAGAAAGCTATAATGCTAGTGTTAAATTTAAATACAACATCAACGATAACTGGTACAGCGAGACTGGATATAACTATCACGTATCAGACCGCTACACAATGGAGCAATCAAACGCTCTAAGTGGCAATAACGGACAAATTTCATCATCTGTACAAAATAAAGGTGCAAAAGCTCCGAGATTTATCTTGCAAAGCTGGTTTGCTAAAGCTATGGGTAATATCCAAACAGGTAGCATCGAGCACAATCTTGGACTTTCAACATACGGCTACATATATGAGTCAAAGACTAATGATCCAGGCGCTGGAAATGCAAATCTTGGAACGCAGCAATGGGGAAATTTCCAAAGATATAATAAACCTAACAACTTCACAAAATCAGGTGGCTTAAAAAAAGCGATCTACTTTAAAACCTATAACGCCACGTTGGCTGATGATATCAAACTAAGCGATCAGTTTAGCTTCCTAGGCGCGTTAACTTACACCTGGGTAAATCAAAAAAGCTACGCTAATAAGCCAAACAACACCGACCCAAGAATCCAAGTCGGAAATAACACAGATAAAGAGCTTACATACTTAGCAGGTCTTACATATAGACCAGTTGATAACACAAGTATCTACTTTACCTACTCAAATAGCATCCAAATCGACGGACTAGTCCCTGCCAACTACGATGCAGGTAGGACACTTGTTTATGTAAAACCGATCAAAACAGAGCAATATGAGCTAGGTGCAAAGACGACACTAGGTAGCGTTGATCTATCTACTGCACTTTTTCAGATCGAAAGGCCACTTTATTATAAAGTTAGCAACGGTGTCTTTGAAAAGCACGGCAAACAAGTTAACCGCGGACTTGAGGCGACAGCTGGCGGAAAGCTAGGCAACTATGTGAGTGTTTATGGTGGCTTTATGCTGCTTGATGCAAAACTAAGAAATACCTATTTAGAAGCCGCAAGAGATAAATATGTAGTTGGTGTACCAAAATTTCAGTCAAATTTAGTAGTTGATTTTGCTGTGCCAAATACAAATAAGCTAAATTTTATGACAAACCTTCACTATACAGGCAAACGTTATGTTGATGATGCTAACACAAAAAGCGTAGATGGATATTTCACAACCGATCTTGGTGTAAGATATACTAGTAAAACATGGCTAGGTAAGGAGACTACGTTTAGATTTAATGTAAATAATATCTTTGATAAAAAATATTTCATCAGTGTAAGACCAGGTGAAAGTGACGGTGCAGGAACTGGCACAACAGATATGTACCTAGGCGATGGCAGAAATTTCACAGCTTCGTTTGAGGTTAAATTTTAA
- a CDS encoding YolD-like family protein, which translates to MASKDRAKIFSSFNPLSTLERALRQKEREKCEKLELDESKVDEILKKISELKPADEVYVSYHDGYTYTSASGLISDVNFKNKTLMVVKTRIKFEDINDVEIVKMRVESIF; encoded by the coding sequence GTGGCGAGTAAAGATAGAGCAAAAATTTTTAGCTCGTTTAATCCTCTCTCAACCTTAGAGCGAGCCTTGCGACAAAAAGAGCGAGAGAAATGCGAAAAACTAGAGCTTGATGAAAGCAAAGTCGATGAAATTTTAAAAAAGATAAGCGAGCTAAAGCCAGCTGATGAAGTATATGTGAGCTATCATGACGGCTACACCTATACAAGTGCTAGCGGACTAATCTCTGACGTAAATTTCAAAAATAAAACTCTTATGGTTGTAAAAACTAGGATCAAATTTGAAGATATAAATGATGTGGAGATAGTTAAAATGAGAGTTGAATCTATCTTTTAA
- a CDS encoding DNA repair protein, whose protein sequence is MKNKAQKFYAVIDLKSFYASVECVERGLDPFKADLVVADDSRGNGSVCLAVSPALRAKGVKNRCRLFEIPKAIKFIIAPPRMQFYIDYAAKIYEIYLKYVSKDDIYVYSIDEAFIDLTSYVKFYNTDAKSIAKKIMDEILNTTGVTATCGMGTNLYLAKIALDILAKHSDDGIAFLDEQLYKERLWTHQPLDDFWRIGKQTRLKLEKHGIFCMKDIANAPRSLLEKFFGVDAYITIDHANGIEPTTIADIKAYKPSTKSYFSSEILPRDYERCEAVVVLKEMADRLALRMINKEVMASGITINIKFADKLEPLQRASIRFKTPTNISSVLMSLAEELLLNKIKNVGLIRQISISANDVVKESLAHSSLFEDDTKEKAVLKSLNLIKEKFGKNSVLRAIDLLPEATGQDRNKKIGGHKSGE, encoded by the coding sequence ATGAAAAACAAAGCACAAAAATTTTATGCCGTCATTGATCTAAAGTCATTTTACGCCTCAGTTGAGTGTGTGGAGCGAGGGCTTGATCCGTTTAAAGCCGATCTGGTCGTGGCTGACGATAGCCGTGGCAACGGAAGTGTTTGCCTAGCCGTTAGTCCAGCCCTTAGAGCTAAAGGTGTTAAAAATAGATGCAGGCTTTTTGAAATACCAAAGGCTATAAAATTTATCATTGCACCTCCTAGAATGCAGTTTTACATCGACTATGCGGCTAAAATTTATGAGATATATCTAAAATATGTCTCAAAAGATGATATCTATGTCTATTCTATCGATGAGGCCTTTATCGATCTTACTTCTTATGTTAAATTCTATAATACCGATGCAAAATCCATAGCCAAAAAGATAATGGATGAAATTTTAAATACTACTGGCGTGACGGCCACCTGTGGCATGGGCACAAATTTATACCTCGCAAAAATCGCCCTTGATATCCTAGCTAAACACAGTGATGATGGGATTGCATTTTTAGACGAGCAGCTTTATAAAGAACGTCTTTGGACGCATCAACCGCTAGATGACTTTTGGCGTATCGGTAAGCAAACTAGACTAAAGCTAGAAAAACATGGAATTTTTTGTATGAAAGATATAGCAAATGCTCCGCGAAGCTTGCTTGAGAAATTTTTTGGAGTTGATGCCTATATAACGATAGATCACGCAAATGGCATAGAGCCAACGACAATAGCTGACATAAAAGCATACAAACCAAGCACAAAATCCTACTTTAGCTCTGAAATTTTACCAAGAGACTACGAGCGTTGTGAGGCGGTAGTCGTACTAAAAGAGATGGCTGATAGGCTAGCGCTTAGGATGATAAACAAAGAAGTAATGGCAAGTGGAATAACGATAAATATAAAATTTGCCGACAAACTCGAACCACTACAACGTGCAAGTATTAGGTTTAAGACACCAACAAATATCTCAAGTGTGCTGATGAGTTTGGCCGAAGAGCTACTTTTAAACAAGATAAAAAATGTTGGGCTGATTAGGCAAATTAGCATCAGTGCAAACGACGTAGTAAAAGAGAGTCTAGCTCACTCTAGTCTTTTTGAGGATGATACTAAAGAAAAGGCAGTTTTAAAATCCCTAAATCTCATAAAAGAAAAATTTGGTAAAAACTCGGTTTTAAGAGCGATCGATCTACTGCCAGAAGCCACTGGGCAAGATAGAAATAAAAAGATCGGAGGGCACAAAAGTGGCGAGTAA